A single region of the Ictalurus punctatus breed USDA103 chromosome 17, Coco_2.0, whole genome shotgun sequence genome encodes:
- the LOC108278005 gene encoding uncharacterized protein LOC108278005: MGEDAAPRKSSPSEHMSLENIVLEAPNTEETLEISQSKNTDSLHLTESDVSEGKDEVSENLRSCDASVNDERKCDQGNGEDVLTDLKTTNLQSFSDMSKVIVFPKSETVSNPNTSTPTSKNILPSFSSFIKGSAKSQPRRMSTSDMDSKNFPQASSRRCASQESTSTKTFQLHRIRRRSKSESNVNQNPDSLCGMITAFPCPTEVSRPITTSQREVMKRKAQREREQAARVTNLGLDCNVLANREQYPLEIYPLSVHYSISISEHMSLGNIDLEAHNDSFHLTENDVSEGKDEVSENLRSCDASLNDERESDQQNGEDVLTDLKTTNLQ; this comes from the coding sequence ATGGGTGAAGATGCAGCTCCTCGAAAGTCAAGTCCTTCTGAGCATATGTCACTTGAGAATATCGTTCTGGAAGCACCTAACACTGAAGAAACTTTGGAAATATCACAGAGCAAAAACACTGATTCACTCCACTTAACAGAAAGTGATGTGTCAGAAGGAAAAGATGAAGTCAGTGAAAATCTTAGGTCATGCGATGCATCTGTGAACGATGAAAGGAAATGTGACCAAGGAAATGGGGAAGATGTTCTTACAGATCTTAAGACCACTAATCTACAATCATTTTCAGACATGAGTAAAGTCATAGTTTTCCCAAAATCAGAGACTGTCTCCAATCCCAACACCTCTACCCCAACTTCCAAAAACATCTTACCTTCTTTCAGCTCCTTTATAAAAGGCAGTGCTAAATCTCAACCACGAAGGATGTCAACCAGTGACATGGATTCCAAAAACTTCCCTCAAGCATCTTCCAGAAGATGTGCTTCTCAAGAAAGCACTTCCACAAAGACGTTCCAGCTACATAGAATACGCCGCCGTTCTAAGTCAGAATCAAATGTCAACCAGAACCCAGACTCATTGTGTGGTATGATCACAGCCTTCCCCTGTCCTACTGAGGTCTCTAGACCTATTACGACTTCTCAGAGAGAGGTGATGAAAAGGAAGGCCCAACGTGAGAGAGAACAGGCGGCTCGAGTCACTAATTTGGGCCTGGACTGTAACGTGCTAGCAAACAGAGAACAGTATCCACTGGAAATTTATCCCCTGTCTGTACACTATTCAATAAGTATTTCTGAGCATATGTCACTTGGGAATATCGATCTGGAAGCACATAATGATTCATTCCACTTAACAGAAAATGATGTGTCAGAAGGAAAAGATGAAGTCAGTGAAAATCTTAGGTCATGTGACGCATCTCTGAACGATGAAAGGGAAAGTGACCAACAAAATGGGGAAGATGTTCTTACAGATCTTAAGACCACTAATCTACAGTAG